CTTTCGCCCACGACCGCTTGGATGCCCCATTTCAAGAGCGCTTGGGGGGCGTGTTCCCGGGAAGATCCACAACCAAAATTACCATTGACTACCAAAATATTCGCCCCTTGATATTGGGGTAAATCAAAGGGATGTTCGCCGTTTAGCTGCTGGCGATCGTCTGCAAAAGCCTGTTCCCCAAGGCCATCGAAGGTCACACATTTGAGGAAACGCGCCGGAATAATCCGGTCTGTGTCGATGTCGTTACCCCGGAGTGGGATCCCTGTGCCAGAAACTTGCTTAATTTCGCTGCTCATATGTCCTTCAAATCGATGACCAGTGGGAAGATTGCTAATTTAACATACTTTTCTGGCGCAATTATTTACAAGAGAATCCGGATCGCCCTGGTCATTGGTGAGGCGATCGCCACCAGACGAAAAAGGAAGGAAGTAGATATAATTTCTAACGAAACCCATTAAGAAATGTTGCGTCCCATGAACAACCCCCTCTTCCAAGCCCTGTCCTACGGTCGTGCCTTTGCTGAAGTTCTCAAAGAACGCGTTGAAGAAAGTCTCACCGATCTCCTCAGTGACCTCGGTAAGCTCGATGCAGAGCGCAATCAATGGGTTCAAGAATTTATCAAAGAAGTTGAAACCCGGGCCGAACGAGATGCAAACAAACAAGGAAATGCGAGTCGCCCGATTACCATTGATATTGATGGCGATGATAATCCTACCGATTTGCAAGAAATGATCGATAACCTCCGGGCCGAAATTGCCAGCTTAAAAGCAGAATTAAAACAGTATCGCGATTCCCAAAACTAGACTTTTCCTGTTTTTGACTTCCCTGTATAACCATTTCGATAGGCAAAATTTTTGTGTCTGCTCTGTCTCCCCAAGCCAATTCCAGGGTATCTAGCCCCAATCAAGCGACCCCTACACCGCACCTAGAACGGGCAAAATCCACCTACCGCTGGAATCGGGGGAACTACTCCAAAACCCGGCGTCGCTTTGACATTTGGGTCTTTGTCCTTACTTTGATCTTCAAACTGATCCGTAATGGCAAAAAATGGACCTATGCCGGGGGCTTTACCGAAGAAAAGCTCACTGTCCGCCGTCGTATCCAGGCCAAATGGATTAAGGACAGCCTCCTAGAGTTGGGGCCAACCTTCATTAAAGTGGGTCAGCTTTTTTCCACCCGCGCTGATCTGTTTCCTGAAGAATATGTGAGTGAACTCTCCCAGCTCCAGGACCGAGTACCAGCCTCTTCCTACGAGCAGACCAGGCAAATTATCGAAGCTGATCTGGGTAAACCTCTCAATACCCTGTTTCGGAGCTTCGACCCAGTGCCCCTCGCGGCAGCTAGTCTCGGCCAAGTCCACAAAGCTCAACTCCACAGCGGCGAAGAGGTGGTGGTGAAAGTGCAGCGGCCTGGCCTGAAGCAGTTGTTCACCATTGACCTGGCAATCCTGAAGAAGATTGCTTGGTATTTCCAAAACCATCCCCGCTGGGGTAAAAATCGTGATTGGCTGGGTATTTATGACGAATGTTGTCGTATCCTCTGGCAGGAAGTGGACTATCTCAAGGAAGGTCGTAGTGCTGATACATTCCGCCGTAACTTTCGGGGCATGGATTGGGTGAAAGTGCCCAAGGTCTACTGGCGTTATGCTTCCCCCAGGGTTCTAACTTTAGAATATTTGCCCGGCATTAAAATCAGTCACTATGAGGCGATCGAGGCGGCGGGCCTAGAGCGGAAAGAATTGGCAAGACTGAGCGCACGGGCCTATCTACAACAACTGCTCAACGATGGCTTTTTCCATGCTGACCCTCACCCCGGAAATTTAGCTGTTAGTCCCGACGGAGCCTTGATTTTCTATGATTTTGGCATGATGGGAGAAATCAAAGCTAATGTGAAGGCGGGTTTAATGGAAACCATGATGGGGGTGACTGAAAAAAATGCGGATCGTGTCTTAGATTCTCTTGTGACCCTCGGGGCTGTGGAGGCGACGGGGGATTTGGCCCCAGTGCGCCGTTCGATTCAATTTATGCTGGATAACTTCATGGATAAACCCTTTGAAGCCCAGTCGATCACGGCGATCAGTGATGATCTGTATGAAATTGCCTATGATCAACCTTTCCGCTTCCCAGCAACGTTCACTTTTGTGATGCGCGCTTTTTCAACCCTAGAAGGGGTCGGCAAAGGCCTTGATCCAGAGTTCAATTTTATGGCGGTGGCTCAGCCATTTGCCCTGCAAGTTATGAGTGAAAATTTCCCCAGTGGCAGCAACATCATTGATCAACTGGGTCGTCAGGCGGCCCAGTTGAGTACCTCAACCCTCGGTTTACCCAGACGCATTGAGGATACGATCGACAAGTTAGACCGGGGTGATATTCGAATTCGGGTGCGGGCCCAAGAATCAGATCGGTTGCTCCGGAAGCTGGGGGGCATGCAATTAGCGACGAATTACACTTTGATTTTCTGTGCCCTGCTACTCTCGGCAACCCTGCTCTATGTGAATGGGGCTTGGATTCCGATGGCGGTAGTAGGGGCGATCGCCTTAGTCCCTGGCTGGGCTTTGTGGCGCCTCTTGCGAAAACTAGATCGCTATGACCGCAAATTTTAGTTAAATTTTAGGTAAGCTTAAGGCTACCTTTCTCCACCTAATTTCCCCGAAACCATGCTTATGAAATGTCGTTTTACGGGACACACTGACCCCGGATTAGTGCGTTCTGCTAACCAAGATTCTCACTATTGCGATCCCGAGGGGCGATTTTTCATTGTTGCCGATGGCATGGGTGGCCATGCGGGGGGGGAAGAGGCGAGTCGCATCGCTGTAGAGAGCATCAAACAATATTTAGAAGCAACCTGGGGGAATGCTGAAAGCGCGGAAAAAACCCTAGAGACAGCAATTTCCAAAGCCAACGAGGCGATTCTTGCAGATCAATTAGAAAATCCTGCGCGCCAGGATATGGGAACTACGGTTGTGCTCGTGCTTTTTCACGGAGACCAGGCGTGGCGGGCCCATGTAGGAGACTCGCGGCTCTATAGCTTCCATGGGGATGCATTAATTCAGGTAACTGGGGATCATACTTGGGTTTCCCAGGCCGTCCAATCGGGGGATATCACAGCGGAACAGGCAAAGGCCCACCCCTGGCGCCATGTACTTTCCCAATGCCTGGGCCGGAAGGATTTGAGTTTGATTGATATTTCTCCCTTAGACATTAAGCCAGGCGATCGCCTCTTGTTGTGTAGTGATGGGCTCACCGAAGAAGTAGATGACTCGGAAATTCAATTTATCCTGAGTGCTAATGATGACCTAGACCAAGCCGCTACGAATTTAATCGAAACGGCCAAAGATAATGGTGGGTCTGATAATGTGACAGTGGTGTTAGTGAGCATTGAATCTTAACTCAGCCTGTGATTTTTCGGTGTCAGCTACAGGAGACGGTAGGTGACACCAAGGCTATGGCGATCGCCTGGGGTGAGGATAATCACCTCAGCAGCAGCATTCGCTGTTTCAACACAAAGAAATGATTTGTAGGCGTCGGGATGTAAATCCCCCATGGTGGCCGTTTTCTCTGGGCCAGGGTTCCAGACGATCACCGTTGTACTGTTTCGACTTTGAATTTCGATCTTGCGGTCAAGGGCAGGATCTTCGATCAGTAATTTGTTGGGTGCCTGTTGGTAAATACGATCCACTTCCCCTTGGATCGAGACTTCTCCTAGTTGGTTTTTGAGGCGGTTGCCATCGACTTTATCGAGGTAATCTAAGCCAGCGAGACCGAACACTTTCACGCGTTGAATATCTCCCACGGTGAAATAGCTATGGAGAGCTTGGGTAAGACGAAAGGGCTGTTGATCGCGATTGTAGGTGGTGAGCTCAATCTCGAGGGTTTCACCAACAGTAATGGTAATTAGCAAATCAAAAGCATAATCCCAAATGTTGTGGGTATCAGCATCGTCCCCTAAACCTAAAATCACCTGGGTTGAACCATTGGCAAGGGTTATGGTTTGTCGGACTGCCCAAAGGCGATCGCGCCCAAAGCCGTGATTCGCCCGTCCAGAGCCCTCTGGATCAGCTCCGAACCAAGGCCAACAGAGGGGAATGCCACCGCGAATGGCTTTGCCCTTTTGATACTGACTGCGATCGCTAAGAAATAGAAGATTTGCAGCGGCTCCCTTAGGGCGATAGGAGAGAACTTGGCCCCCATAGAGGGAAATTTCTGCCACAGCATGGGAATTATCAATGGTGATACTGGGGAAACCAGGCTGGCGATCGCCAAAAGATAACATGCCCGGGATGCCATAATCCTGATTTAACTGCCTAAGAAGATCCATAAAGTTAAGGTAATGTAAATTTTACGATCAAAGCAAAAAGGTGAATTGCCCATGCTTTCACAAATAATCATCCCAGGGGAATGAAAAAATCAGTCAATTAAAAAAATTAATTGGCAAAGATCACAAGAATATAGTTATTTGAAATATCTCTCAAAAATAAAAAAGGGCCGATCTCCTTGGGGAAACCAACCCTTATTTTCGTGGGAACGCATTGGGAGTTACTTTTGCAACACCAGCTTCACGTTGGCATTGTTGAGACCACGTTGCTTCATGTCAGCAAGGGTCTTATTGATGGCATATTTTTGATTGATAGAATTGATCAATTCAGTCTGATTGTGCTTCTTAGCAACGCCCCAAAGATCAGCAATGAGGTCAAAGCTACCATCGGCGTTGCGTGTCCAACCCAGGTCGTAGTCCCCTTCTAGGGTTGCCACAATATCTGCTTGGATCTGTTGGCCATTGTAACCACGAACTGCAGTGTCAGTATTCACTGAAATACCGAGATCCTGTAGGGAGGTCTTGAGGACTAAAGCATCGGTGATTTTAGTCCGGAGAGTGCTAAAGTGAGACATTGGAATCGTTCTCCAAAAACAACAACATTTGAGTTTTTTTGTGTAAAGACCACCTGTGAAAGTGGCTTTTAGGCTGTCAGCAAGCTGGGAATCTTACTGACCTTAATCTGGGACGAGATTAAGCTTGTTAGAACTCCAATCGCTGGTATTCAGCAACGGAGGCTGAAGCAGGCCGGGCTCTTTGTCTGGCCCAATCGCGGAGGCTATTGACCTGTTCAGTCATGGTGCGGGAAAGGGGAAGAGTCGCCTTGATTGCCGCAATGATATCCAGTTGGGTGAACTCCCGCCCTTGGGCAAAAGCTTCATACATGGCGGCAATGATTGCCTGTTCAATTTCCGCACCGGAAAAACCTTCTGAAATATTCGCCAGTTGTGCTGTGTCGAAGCGATCGCCAACGGGCCGACGTTTGTGGAGATGGATGTTAAAAATGGCTTCCCGTTCACTGGGATTGGGCAGATCAACGAAAAAGATCTCATCAAAACGTCCCTTGCGGAGAAACTCTCCCGGTAAGCGATCGACGCGGTTTGCCGTCGCCATCACGAACACGGGCGACTCTTTTTCCTGCATCCAAGTGAGAAAGGAGCCAAAGATCCGACTGGATGTGCCCCCATCAGAATCGGCAGAACCAGAGGAGCCAGCAAAAGCTTTATCTAATTCATCAATAAATAGGATGGCTGGGGAAATAGATTCAGCAGTTTTGAGGGCACTGCGGAGATTAGCCTCCGATTTGCCTACGGTAGAGCCGTCATAAACGCGGCCCATATCTAAACGCAGCAGGGGCAGTCCCCAGAGCCGGGAGGTGGTTTTTGCGAGGAGAGATTTCCCACAACCGGGAACACCAAGAATCAGCATTCCCTTGGGTTGGGGCAAGCCATATTCCCGGGCCGCTTCAGTGAAGGCGTTAGAGCGCTGCTTCAACCAGCGTTTTAGCTCTTCTAGGCCACCGATGGCGTCAATGGTTTCATCTTCTTCGATAAATTCGAGAATACCGTTGCGACGGATGAGCTGCTTTTTCTCAGAAAGGACAATCTCCACTTCCGATTCTGTCAATTTTTTTGCCTTGACTTGGGCTTTGCGATAGACTTTTTCGGCTTCGTCTTTGGTGAGCCCTAGGGCAGCCTTGAGGAGTTTTTCTCGCACCACGGGGGAAATGGGTTGCCGGGGGTTGAGGTATTGGCCCAAAACTTGGTCAAGTTCGTCGAGGGTCGGGAACGGAAAATCAAGGACAACGATGTCTTTTTCTAACTCCAGGGGCACTTTTTGGTAGGGAGACATCAGAATAATGTGCTTCTGGGCGCCTTTAAAGCTGGCGATCGCATCCCGCAACCACCGGACGGTGCTGGGATCATCGAGAAAGGGATGTAAATCTTTGAAGATAAAAATGCCAGGATCACTGTGGTGAATGACTTCGCGAATCGCCGCCTCTGCAGAGAGGGTGCGAGTCTGGGGTTTTCGGTCAGAGGCATAGGCCACCAGACCGTGGGTCATTGTCCAAACAAAGACATTTTCGTATTCACACAGTTGGGCAATGTGGGCGATCGCCGCTTCCGCCCGCTCCTCTTCAGGGGTGATGAGGTAAATCAGGGGGTATTGAGCTTGGATAAGGGTATTGAGCTCTTCTTTCATGGGTTTAGTCCTGATGATTAACGGGGGAAGAAGGGAACCAGCACCCCATCGACCTGGGTGGGGATTTAAGGGAAGGAAAAAAGGCGATCGCCAGTTAGATAGCTAGCAGGGAACGAGCTCTGCGCCATCCGTTGCACCCTTTGCACTTTGCAAATCTTGGGCAATCTCTTCATCAAGGAGGATCGTCGGCTGCCGCTTGAGGGATACCAGTTGTCCATCCCGCAGGACCACGGCGCCTTCGCAATCGGGGCAGATATGGACGCGGTGGGTCTGACCATAGCTGGCTTGCACTTCTTCGACGACCTCCGGGTGCTGGAGATAGAAAGCTACAGCTTTTTCGACAAGGGCAGACATGGAGTCGGCATCGAGGGCAGCCTTGATTTTGAGTTGGCGGTGGACTGCCTGGGGCAGGTAGAGGGTGACTTTTTGCTTATCTTGCATACAACTAAGGGAAGCTTTACCCGATGGGGTATACCGCCCTACTGTACCCAGCCAGCCTGGGGGCGTCAAGATGCTATAGCGTCATGCCAGCTTTTTTGTAATAATCTGTTACAGTTTTGCGCTGGAATAAAGGTGATCGTCCGTCCCTAAAAGCCCTTGCTGGGGAGCAATATCCCCTGGAAGATGCCCTGTTTTATCGGGCCTTTTCCCTGTAAGCTAAAGACTTTCGGAGATCCTCAAAATCGCACTAAATTTAGAAATGTCTAATATGCTCAAGGCGTTGTGGAAAAAGTTAGGAATCACCGGGGGGCAATCAACGGCGATCACTCACCCGTTTCAGTGGCGTAATGCCCTTTCGACCCAAGCATCCCTCGAAGGGGCGATCGATGAGGCGATCGCCCAGATCCAGAGTCACTTTTCAGGGACCGCAGACCTTGTGATTGTCTTTATTTCCGCTGCCTTTGCCAGTGAATATGCCCGGGTTTTGCCCCTCCTCACAGAAAAATTGCCCTGTAAGGTATTGATCGGCTGTGGTGGCCTGAGCATTATTGGCACCGATGCCCAGGGGAAAACCCAGGAATGTGAAGAACAGCCCGCCCTCAGTTTGACGGTGGCCCATTTACCCGATGTGGCCGTGATTCCTTTCCATGTCACCGACAAAGATTTACCCGATTTAGATAGTGCCCCTGACCAGTGGCAAGGGGTGTTTGGGGCTCCGGCGGGTGCAGAACCAAGTTTTGTGCTTTTATCAGATCCATTTTCTTCAAATATTACGGATTTGCTGGCTGGGCTAGATTTTGCCTATCCTAAAGCTCCGAAGGTGGGAGGACTCACCAGCTCGGGGGGGAGAGTACCCAGTGGCCTATTTTATTACGTTGCAGAACAAGATACCGGGCCGATGTTGTTGCGTTCTGGGACGGTGGGGGTGGCACTCACGGGCAATATTCAAATGGAAACGATCGTCGCCCAGGGTTGCCGGCCCATTGGGGAGGTTTACCAAATTACCCAATGCGATCGCAACATCATCACGGAATTGTCGGTGGCAGATGGCGATCGCCTCCACCAGGGTTCTCCTTTACGCCTGCTGCAAGATTTACTAGCCGAATTGGATGCAGAAGACCAGGCCCTTGCCCAGGATTCTTTGTTCATTGGCATTGCCATGGATGAATTTAAGCAGAAACTCATCCACGGTGATTTTTTAGTGCGGAATTTATTGGGCGTCGACCCCAGGGCTGGGGCAATGGCGGTGGGCGATCGCATTCGCGCCGGACAAAGAATTCAATTCCACCTGCGGGATGCCGAAACCTCCGCCGAAGATCTTTCGGTCCTGTTACAGCAATTTCGCGAACAATCGGCATTACAGCCCCCCTTTGGCGCACTCATGTTTAGTTGTTTGGGCCGGGGCAAAGGGCTTTATGGTGAGCCAAACTTTGATTCGACACTGTTTGGCTCAGTCTTTCCAGAATCAAATGTCGGCGGATTTTTCTGTAACGGAGAAATTGGTCCCGTAGGCGATCGCACTTTTCTCCATGGCTACACTTCCGTGTTTGGCATTGTGCATCCCAAGCATTCATAAAAATCAGCAGCATCATCGGCAATACCCCAAATGCCTAGAATGATAATCATCACACTGGCTGATGCACCTTACCCACCACAAACTTTAGGTAACGGCCCTCGGGGAAAGCAGCGGGCAGCGGGTGATCGATTGGTTGACCTGCTTCGTGGATAATTTGGAGATATTTGTTTGCAGAAGCCGCCGCGTTTGACAGCATTTCCTTAAAAGCTTCGGGACTGACTTGGCTGGTACAACTGGCGGACACCAGCAAGCCACCAGGGGCCACACATTGGAGGGCCAGGGCGTTTAATTTGGTGTAGGCGCGGATGGCCGCAAAACGATTTTTCTTATTTTTCGCGAAACTGGGGGGATCGAGAATGACAATATCAAAGGTTTGTTTTTCCTGGGCATAGCGGTTTAAGACGTCAAAACAATCAGCGGTGACAAAGGTATGTTGCTGAGGATTGAAGTGATTTAAATGCACATTGGTTTTGGCCACGTCCGCAAGCTGTTTGCCCACATCCACATTGGTCACATGGCTTGCGCCGCCCCGCAGGGCATAGAAAGAAAAAGCGCCAGTGTAAGAAAAGCAGTTGAGGACTGTTTTATCACGACTGATTTCGCCAAGATATTTGCGGTTTTCGCGGTGGTCAAGGAAAAGCCCTGTTTTTTGTCCGGTTTGGAGATTGACCTGAAACACGAGGCCATGTTCGGTGACGGTGATGTCTCCCTTGGGTTCTTTGCCCCAGAGCAATTGGGTTTTGCTATCGGTGCTGCGATCTTCGAGGTTTTCTAAATGCTTGGTGCGCCAGAGGATCCCTTGGAGAGGGGCGACTTCCCGCAATGCCCGCACGAGCCAATCTAGTAACCCATTGGCTGCTTCCATGTAGGTTTGGATCACGGCATATTCACCATAGAGATCGACCGTAATCCCTGGTAGGCGATCGCCTTCCCCGAATAGCCAACGGTAAGCGGTACAATGCTGGTCTCGCAGGGGTTGGCGCAAATCCCAGGCGGCCTGCACCTGGGCCTTAAACCAGGGGGGATCGGGGAGATAGCGTTGGGAAAAAATACGGATGGCGATCGGGCTTTTGTTATCCCAGAGGCCAAAGCCTGTCCAACCGCCACATTTGACCCGGAGCCATTCCCCTGTCTCGAAGCGAAGATTGTGGGGTAATTTGTCCCGATAAATCCAGGGGTGGCCTTGGCTGAGGTGTTTTTTGAGTTGGGGAGAAACGGTGATTTCGCGGAGCTTGGCCATCAGGGGAGCGTCAAAATTGAATCTAGCTCATCCTATAGTATTGGCTCCCTTTGGTGAATTTTCGTCCATGGTGTTTCAGGGCTGCCCCTGTCCCCCTAGAAATGTTGGAAAGTTTCGCTGCGACTTAAAGGGATTTTTCGACCAGTGCCATCGGCGATCGCCACCGTTTGATCAACGGTAATCTGGCCAATAATTGCCCCCTGCCCCGGCAACATTTGTAAGAGGCTTTGGGCGGCAAGCGTTGGTAGACAGAGCACCAACTGAAAATCTTCACCGCCGTATAGAGCCCACTGGCGGGAAATTTCTGGGGGCTGGTAACGACGGAGGGCAGGGGAAATGGGGAGTTGATCAGCTTGGAGCACGGCGCCAACCCCGCTGCACTGACAAATTTGGAGCACCGCATCGGCTAGCCCGTCGCTACTGTCCATGCCGGCGAGGGGCCAAGTTAAAGCAAGGGCCGTTAAATAGTTCAACGCATCGAGCCTGGGTAAGGGCATTTGGTGGGCATCGATGAGCGCTTGGCGATCGCCGGCGGCTAATCCCTGGGCGGCGGGCGTATCGGGTTCGAGGAGTAACTCTAAGCCCGCCCGGGAATCCCCATGGTGGCCCGTCACCACGATGGCATCCCCTGGTCTGGCAGCAGTCCGTTGAATGATGCGGTTCGGTGAAACAGTGCCCAGGGCCGTAATCGCAACAGTTTTCACGGGCGATCGCGTTAAATCTCCACCAACTAAGGGTGTATGGTAACGGCTTAAACAGGCGGCCATTCCTTGGTAGAGCTGGTCTAGCCAAGGCATCGGGGTTTCTGGGGGCAAAGACAGCCCGACGGTGATGCCGATTGGGGTTGCGCCCATGGCGGCGAGGTCTGATAAATTTGCGGCCACCGCCCGCCAGCCTACTTTTTCCGCAGGCATTGTGCGATCGCTAAAATGCACCCCATCCACGAGAATATCCGTGGTGACGACCAAAGATTCCTGAGGTGGAAGCGCCAAAACTGCACCATCATCGCCAATGATTTCTGCTGGGCAGAACTGCTGGAGCCGCCGGAGAATTTCCGCTTCACCAAAATCCTTGAGATATTTCACATCAGCCATGGTCGCCTATTGAGAGGGTTACGGAGGATCAAGATAGGGGCTTCAAAAACATAGTAATTTACTAAATCCATTACTTTTTTGTAAAATCAAAGGAAAAGTAATGGACTATGACCCCATGGGTACACAAAATAAGGCGGTCACCGCCTATCTCCCCGAAGAAATTGAAGCATGTCTGGCCGCTTTCTGTTTAGAAAATGGTCTTTCGCGCCAAGGGAAAAAAAGTGGCAAGGAAAAACCCGCCCTCGGCACAGGCATTGTGGAGGTGCTGCGACTCTTTTTTAGCACTGACTTGAATAGCAGCTTTCCAGCACCTGTTTTAGACAAGGATGAACTCCAGGCGATCGTTTCCGAGACTCTACCCGACCATGTACCGACTCAGGCCTGGGTTCAATCAGAAATTCAACAGGCGATCGCCCAACTCAAGTCCGAAATGGCGACACCTGCGACCCTAAACAGTAACCCGGAGGCGTCCTCCGTTGCGGTCGAATTATCTGAATCCGGTAACGAAAAAAAAAAGAAGCTGATCCTCAAGCAAGCTGATCTCGCCCGTCGCCTCCGGTCTAATGCCTCCACCCTCAGCCGCCACCACCAGAAAGGCGGCGAACATTTTGCCCAGTGGTCCAAGGCCAAAGACCCGGAGGCGATCGCCTGGCAATATCGCGGCATTGAAGACAGCAGCAAAATGTTTGAAATGATTGACGAGTAATAAGTGTTCTTTTAGGCCGACGGTTGATCAAGTCGGTAACTGTAAATTTTCCAGGGTGAAATTTGAAAATTCAGCGCTGGGCCGAAAGAATCTTCGAGGCCATTGACTGCTTCGGTGATTTCCCAGTCCAATGTGGTGTGAAAATTCAACGCCGCTTGTTCTCCATGGGCTTCATAGAAACGGAGAATATAACCGGATTGGGTTTCCGCTCTTTTGAGAGCAAGCAGAATCAAATTATTTGCCCCCAAATTCAAAAAAGAATGCTCTGGTGCTAATTTTTGATTTTGGTGAGCAATTGTTGGGAAATAGGCCCGTAACGGGGCATTAAAGGCCCGGGCCATTTGCACTGTCTTTGCCTGTTGCCAAGACTTTTGATGGGGATAAATCGCATAGGCAAGTTGATGGCGGCCACGGTCTGCCGCTGGGTCTGGCCAGCGAGGACTTTTGAGTAATGTTAGGCGCAGTTGCTGGGCTTTTGCATCATAACCATGGTGATTTTTCGTCAGAATGCTCACCCCATAATCTGCGTTATGAAAATTTGCCCACCGCAGAGCTGGCACTTCCCATTTTGCTGGATCGGCTTCCGGTTGACGGGCGATCGCCCCACAGGGGGTTTCGTAGGTGCAACTGGCATCGGGTAAGTCGAAGGGAAAAGCCACCTTCAACACAACCTGGTCTTCCTGCCAGTCGGCAGTGGTATAAATTTTGAGGAGCTGACTATCCTGTTCTAAGTGGTAATCCTGGGTAAACGTAGATTGGCTTAACTGTTTTTTAACGCGGATAATCGCGCGGACTGGATTTTTTTCTTGCCAGTGAATCGAAACGAGTTGGGCCGGTGCTAAGGGGTTTGTTTCATAATCTGGTGCAATGTCCCAGGCATCCCAATATTGGCCTTGATCTGCAAATGCTTGGAACTGATTACTAGGGCCAGCAAAAATATTTTTCTGTTGCACTTTATCAAAGCACTGGGCAATATCCCCCGTTGCTGGATCAATTGCTACTTTTAAAAACGCATTTTCTAAAATAAATTCTGTTTCGTTTTCTAAATC
The nucleotide sequence above comes from [Synechococcus] sp. NIES-970. Encoded proteins:
- a CDS encoding putative SAM-dependent methyltransferase produces the protein MAKLREITVSPQLKKHLSQGHPWIYRDKLPHNLRFETGEWLRVKCGGWTGFGLWDNKSPIAIRIFSQRYLPDPPWFKAQVQAAWDLRQPLRDQHCTAYRWLFGEGDRLPGITVDLYGEYAVIQTYMEAANGLLDWLVRALREVAPLQGILWRTKHLENLEDRSTDSKTQLLWGKEPKGDITVTEHGLVFQVNLQTGQKTGLFLDHRENRKYLGEISRDKTVLNCFSYTGAFSFYALRGGASHVTNVDVGKQLADVAKTNVHLNHFNPQQHTFVTADCFDVLNRYAQEKQTFDIVILDPPSFAKNKKNRFAAIRAYTKLNALALQCVAPGGLLVSASCTSQVSPEAFKEMLSNAAASANKYLQIIHEAGQPIDHPLPAAFPEGRYLKFVVGKVHQPV
- the thiL gene encoding thiamine-monophosphate kinase, whose translation is MADVKYLKDFGEAEILRRLQQFCPAEIIGDDGAVLALPPQESLVVTTDILVDGVHFSDRTMPAEKVGWRAVAANLSDLAAMGATPIGITVGLSLPPETPMPWLDQLYQGMAACLSRYHTPLVGGDLTRSPVKTVAITALGTVSPNRIIQRTAARPGDAIVVTGHHGDSRAGLELLLEPDTPAAQGLAAGDRQALIDAHQMPLPRLDALNYLTALALTWPLAGMDSSDGLADAVLQICQCSGVGAVLQADQLPISPALRRYQPPEISRQWALYGGEDFQLVLCLPTLAAQSLLQMLPGQGAIIGQITVDQTVAIADGTGRKIPLSRSETFQHF
- a CDS encoding hypothetical protein (conserved hypothetical protein), which gives rise to MDYDPMGTQNKAVTAYLPEEIEACLAAFCLENGLSRQGKKSGKEKPALGTGIVEVLRLFFSTDLNSSFPAPVLDKDELQAIVSETLPDHVPTQAWVQSEIQQAIAQLKSEMATPATLNSNPEASSVAVELSESGNEKKKKLILKQADLARRLRSNASTLSRHHQKGGEHFAQWSKAKDPEAIAWQYRGIEDSSKMFEMIDE